One Artemia franciscana chromosome 7, ASM3288406v1, whole genome shotgun sequence DNA segment encodes these proteins:
- the LOC136029469 gene encoding signal recognition particle subunit SRP54-like, protein MVLADLGRKISSALRSLNSTPTISKEVLDDLLKKIATALIEADVNIRQVLQLRENVKSAISFNDQAAGLNKQQMIQTAVFRELLKLVDPGVPEYKPTKGKANVFMLVGLQGSGKTTTCTKLAYYYMKRNWKTCLVCADTFRAGAYDQIKQNATKARIPFYGSYTESDPVVIAYDGVETFKREGFEIIIVDTSGRHKQEDSLFEEMLQVSNAVKPDNVIFVMDASIGQACEAQAKAFKQKVDICSVIITKLDGHAKGGGALSAVASTKSPIVFIGTGEKIDEFEPFKAKTFIGKLLGHGDMPGLIEKLKELELNDNQELAENLKHGKFTLRNLYEQFQNMLKMGPVAQTLQMIPVIGQKILEKGVDKDATTRLRKIMAIMDSMNNNELDHEDGAKLLKQPGRIRRIARGSAVRETDVQDLISLYSKFSTMVKKSGIQGLLRGDIAKNLNPMQMSQLNHQMARMANPQILNSMGGMKGLQNMMKDMCSKMI, encoded by the coding sequence ATGGTTTTAGCAGATCTAGGAAGAAAAATCAGCTCAGCATTGAGATCCCTCAATTCTACCCCAACAATAAGCAAAGAAGTACTAGATGacctattgaaaaaaattgcaactGCCTTGATTGAAGCTGATGTTAATATTCGACAAGTTCTGCAGCTCagagaaaatgtaaaaagtGCAATATCTTTTAATGATCAAGCTGCTGGTCTAAACAAGCAACAGATGATTCAAACGGCTGTTTTCAGAGAGTTACTAAAACTCGTTGACCCTGGTGTGCCAGAATATAAGCCAACCAAAGGAAAAGCAAACGTTTTTATGCTTGTTGGTCTTCAAGGATCAGGGAAAACAACAACGTGCACAAAGCTCGCCTATTATTATATGAAACGAAACTGGAAAACTTGCTTGGTCTGTGCTGACACTTTCAGAGCTGGTGCCTATGACCAAATTAAGCAGAATGCCACGAAGGCTAGAATTCCCTTCTATGGTAGTTACACAGAGAGTGATCCAGTTGTAATTGCATATGACGGTGTTGAAACCTTTAAAAGAGAAGGAtttgaaattattattgttGATACAAGTGGTCGTCATAAGCAAGAAGATTCGCTTTTTGAAGAAATGCTGCAAGTTTCAAATGCTGTGAAGCCAGACAATGTCATTTTTGTCATGGATGCCTCCATTGGTCAGGCATGTGAAGCTCAGGCTAAAGCATTCAAGCAAAAAGTAGATATTTGTTCTGTCATTATTACTAAGTTGGACGGTCATGCTAAGGGTGGTGGAGCCTTAAGTGCTGTGGCATCTACAAAAAGCCCTATAGTTTTTATTGGTACTGGTGAGAAAATTGATGAATTTGAGCCTTTTAAGGCTAAAACTTTTATTGGAAAATTATTGGGACATGGAGATATGCCAGGACTAATTGAGAAACTCAAGGAACTGGAATTAAATGACAATCAAGAATTGGCTGAGAATTTGAAACATGGCAAATTCACTCTTCGTAATTTGTATGAACAGTTCCAGAATATGTTGAAGATGGGTCCGGTTGCACAAACTCTGCAAATGATTCCAGTTATTGGacaaaaaattctagaaaaaggTGTTGACAAAGACGCGACGACAAGATTGAGAAAAATTATGGCTATTATGGATTCAATGAACAATAATGAGCTGGACCATGAGGATGGAGCTAAACTTTTGAAGCAGCCTGGTCGAATTAGACGAATTGCAAGAGGCTCAGCAGTGAGAGAAACAGATGTTCAAGATCTAATCAGCCTATATTCAAAGTTTTCAACAATGGTGAAGAAGAGTGGCATCCAAGGACTTTTGAGAGGAGACATAGCTAAAAATTTGAACCCAATGCAAATGAGTCAATTGAATCATCAAATGGCAAGGATGGCGAACCCCCAGATCTTAAACAGTATGGGGGGAATGAAAGGACTGCAGAACATGATGAAGGATATGTGCTctaaaatgatataa